From a single Gimesia fumaroli genomic region:
- a CDS encoding SDR family oxidoreductase, giving the protein MHKLIIGCGYVGLPVAQKWLEQGHSVSALTRSEAHASEFKQRGITPLMGDITQPDSLKGLPESETVLYAVGFDRSAEKSRREIYVEGLNNVLTEIKQRTEKMIYLSSTSVYGQSTGEWVDETSVCEPERENGQICLAAEQLFEQHGLTPNGAQRETATAVILRLAGIYGPGRLLARMQQIKAGEPLTGRPDAWLNLVHLADIVNTILKCDTDIHLESHYLVSDSQPITRQEYYETLARLLKAPHPQFAGDSPGQSALKSLRMHSTERAAGLNKRCSNLRLRETLGVELVYPTIQEGLPQAIENT; this is encoded by the coding sequence ATGCATAAATTGATTATCGGCTGTGGTTATGTCGGCTTGCCTGTTGCGCAAAAATGGCTGGAGCAGGGGCACTCTGTTTCGGCACTCACACGTTCTGAAGCACATGCCAGCGAATTTAAGCAGCGGGGGATCACGCCTCTGATGGGGGATATTACCCAGCCCGATTCCCTCAAGGGACTGCCCGAATCAGAAACCGTGCTGTACGCCGTCGGCTTTGATCGTTCGGCTGAGAAATCGCGACGGGAAATCTACGTCGAGGGATTAAACAACGTGCTGACGGAAATCAAACAGCGAACTGAGAAAATGATTTACCTCTCCAGTACCAGCGTTTACGGTCAGTCCACTGGCGAATGGGTCGATGAGACATCGGTTTGTGAACCGGAACGTGAAAACGGTCAAATTTGTCTCGCAGCAGAGCAATTATTTGAACAGCACGGCTTAACACCGAACGGGGCACAACGCGAAACCGCAACCGCTGTGATCCTCAGACTGGCTGGTATTTATGGTCCCGGGCGACTTCTGGCCCGAATGCAGCAAATCAAGGCTGGCGAACCGCTGACAGGCAGACCGGATGCCTGGCTGAATCTGGTTCATCTCGCTGACATCGTAAATACAATCCTGAAATGTGATACAGACATCCATCTGGAATCGCACTACCTGGTCAGCGACAGTCAGCCGATTACCCGACAGGAGTACTATGAAACACTGGCCCGACTGCTGAAGGCACCGCATCCTCAATTTGCGGGTGACTCGCCAGGGCAGTCCGCCTTGAAGTCCCTTCGCATGCACAGTACCGAACGTGCAGCGGGACTGAATAAACGTTGCTCTAATCTGAGGTTACGTGAAACTTTGGGAGTCGAGCTTGTTTATCCGACAATTCAGGAAGGACTTCCCCAGGCCATCGAAAATACATAA
- a CDS encoding ribose-phosphate diphosphokinase — protein sequence MYDHLTLLSGRAHPQLAGEIAEYLGVRLASVELSNFPDGEISLKLNQNVRGRDVFILQPTSPPVNDNLMELLILMDACRRASAERITAVIPYFGYARQDRKDSGRVPITSKLVANLINEAGADRVLAMDLHAAQIQGFFDTPVDHLYAAPILDRYFRSLNIPDKDLVVVSPDEGSIKRTLQHNNNIGGTLAIVDKRRKNALETQQANIIGGPIDGKVALLFDDMISTAGSIVGAVNVVKEQGAREIYVSASHAVFCGPAIKLLSEAPIKEIVVTNSLPIPDQDKLSNLRTISIAPLLGEAIRRIHRNESVSHLFD from the coding sequence ATGTATGATCATTTGACTCTTCTTAGTGGACGAGCTCATCCCCAATTGGCTGGAGAAATCGCGGAATATCTCGGCGTTCGTCTGGCATCGGTCGAGTTGTCCAATTTTCCCGATGGGGAAATCAGTCTGAAACTGAATCAGAATGTCCGGGGGCGAGACGTCTTTATCCTTCAGCCAACTTCGCCTCCTGTGAACGATAATCTGATGGAGTTGCTGATTCTGATGGATGCCTGTCGACGGGCGAGTGCAGAACGTATCACTGCTGTCATTCCTTATTTCGGATATGCGAGACAGGATCGTAAAGACTCTGGCCGTGTACCGATTACATCGAAACTGGTTGCGAATCTGATCAATGAAGCAGGGGCCGACCGGGTGCTGGCGATGGATTTGCATGCAGCGCAGATTCAAGGCTTTTTTGATACCCCCGTCGATCACTTGTACGCCGCTCCGATTCTGGATCGTTACTTCAGATCGCTCAACATTCCGGATAAAGATCTGGTGGTCGTGAGCCCTGATGAGGGCAGTATCAAACGAACGCTGCAACATAATAACAATATCGGGGGCACACTGGCGATTGTTGATAAACGCCGCAAAAATGCCCTGGAAACACAGCAGGCGAATATTATTGGTGGCCCGATTGACGGGAAAGTGGCACTCCTGTTTGATGATATGATTTCTACGGCTGGCTCGATCGTCGGCGCAGTCAATGTCGTCAAAGAGCAGGGAGCCCGCGAAATCTATGTCAGTGCATCCCATGCGGTGTTTTGTGGCCCTGCCATTAAACTGCTGAGCGAGGCGCCCATCAAAGAAATCGTGGTCACAAACAGTCTGCCGATTCCTGATCAGGATAAACTCTCTAATTTAAGAACGATATCCATTGCCCCCTTGCTGGGTGAGGCCATTCGACGTATTCACCGTAACGAATCGGTAAGCCATCTGTTTGATTAG
- a CDS encoding NTP transferase domain-containing protein, with product MNPPAAVILAAGKSTRMKSELPKVLHPILGRPMIEYVLDAARAAHCQKLVVIVGHKADEVKAALAHHSDVEFALQADQKGTGHAVMMSAENLAEHDGPVLVLAGDTPLLKGTSLAKLLEIQQQNQAACVVGTATTKANEGLGRIVRDANGQFLRIVEQKDATPEEAAIEEINTGCFAFDGRQLFHALEKVKPDNSQAEYYLTDCAEILLKEGQTVLADPVFDIQEAMGVNTQEQLAEVAEILKQAPSE from the coding sequence GTGAATCCTCCTGCAGCTGTCATCCTTGCCGCTGGTAAGAGCACAAGGATGAAGTCAGAGCTTCCCAAAGTTCTGCACCCCATTCTGGGACGTCCGATGATAGAATATGTTCTGGATGCGGCTCGTGCCGCGCATTGCCAGAAACTGGTCGTGATCGTTGGTCACAAAGCAGACGAAGTGAAAGCAGCACTCGCCCACCATTCCGACGTGGAATTTGCCTTGCAGGCAGACCAGAAAGGGACGGGGCACGCTGTGATGATGAGTGCCGAGAATCTCGCTGAGCATGATGGGCCCGTTCTGGTCCTCGCCGGCGATACGCCACTCTTGAAAGGGACTTCGCTGGCAAAATTACTGGAGATTCAGCAGCAGAATCAGGCGGCTTGTGTGGTCGGAACCGCGACGACCAAAGCCAATGAAGGTCTGGGACGCATTGTTCGCGATGCAAACGGCCAATTCCTGCGGATTGTAGAACAAAAGGATGCCACTCCCGAAGAAGCCGCCATTGAAGAGATCAATACAGGTTGCTTCGCCTTTGATGGTCGACAGTTATTCCATGCATTGGAAAAAGTGAAACCAGATAACAGTCAGGCGGAATATTACCTGACTGACTGTGCCGAGATTCTGCTTAAAGAAGGACAGACTGTGCTGGCTGATCCAGTATTCGATATCCAGGAAGCGATGGGGGTGAATACGCAGGAGCAACTGGCTGAAGTGGCTGAGATTCTCAAACAGGCACCCTCTGAATAA